The following is a genomic window from Chloroflexota bacterium.
GTTCTCCCTTTTGCTAGGGGCGCTCGCGACAGAGGCGCAGAACTTGCTCCTGCCTGGAGGTGCAAGTGGCCTGACGGGAGTGCTCGGCCATATGATGGCTGGCGTCCTGCCCCAAATAGAGCCGATCATAGCGCGCAATTACCTGATCGCCCTGACGCTGGGCGTGGCGCTTATCTTGTTGGCCGTTCTGGGTGGCGTTGCCACGCGCCTATCGCACAAGGGGTAACCTGCCGCACATCACGCGACACGCAATACGTATCACTCATCACTCGTCACTTATCACTCAAACAGGAGGATTAAAACATGGAAAAAGTCAAAGACTTAGTCTGTGGGATGATGATCGATCCCGAGAAGGCAATCGCGACATCGGAATACAAGGGCAAGACCTACTACTTCTGTGCCAAGGGCTGCAAAGTTGCCTTCGACAAGGACCCGGAGAAATACATCCAAGCCGAAGAGAAAGGGAAGTAAGCATTGGTGCGGACTGTTGTCCGCGCAGAGCGTTTCCAATAACTTTGGCTGGACAACAGCCAGCCGCTTTGGCAATAGGCGGTAGCGCAGAGGCTGTATCAAAAGACACCAAGGAATATGAAAAACTTGCGTTTTCTTGGCTTTGTGGTAAAATATGGCTGTCACCGCCGAGCACGCTGAGACTGCAGAGGACACCATAATTCTTCTCATCGTTCTCTGCGGTAAATGCGAGCCACGAAGACACCAAGGCACAGGGGAAATGAGAACGTTTGTGTCTTTGTGCCTTTGTGGTAAGAATACTGAGAAAGGGGTGCAGAGATGGCATACCAAGAATTGGAAGCAGTGGCGCGTGCCATTGTGGCGAAGGGCAAAGGAATCCTGGCCGCTGATGAGAGCACCGGCACCATCACCAAGCGCTTTCAGCGTGTGAACCTCCCCTCCACACCAGAAACCCGTCGTGCGTACCGCAACATGCTGTTCACTACGCCAGGCGTTGAAGCCTACCTCAGTGGCGTGATCCTGTTCGACGAAACCATCCGTCAGTCGGCTGATGATGGCACACCGTTTCCACAGGTATTAGCCCAAAAAGGCATCATTCCTGGCATCAAAGTGGATACGGGTGCCAAAGACATGGCGGGTTTCCCAGGCGAAAAGATCACCGAAGGCCTAGATGGACTGCGCGAGCGGCTCATCGAATACCGTGGGATGGGCGCCAAGTTCGCCAAGTGGCGTGCGGTCATCACCATTGGGCCTGGGATTCCCACCATGGCCTGTATTGCCGCGAACGCGCATGCACTGGCGCGCTATGCTGCACTGTGCCAGGAGCAGGGGTTGGTGCCTATTGTCGAGCCGGAAGTGCTAATGGACGGTGATCACACCATCGAGCGCTGCGAGGAAGCGACTGCCGCTACGCTGTGGGCGGTATTTTCCGCTTTGCACGAGCACCGCGTCGTGTTGGAAGGCACGCTGCTCAAACCCAACATGGTCCTCTCGGGCAAGGATTGCCCCCAGCAAGCGAGTGTGGAACAAGTGGCAGAAGCAACGGTGCGTTGCCTGCGGCGCACGGTACCGGCGGCAGTGCCGGGCATTGTCTTCCTATCCGGTGGGCAAAGCCCAGAGCAGGCCACGGAGCATCTCAATGCCATGAACGCCATGTTCGATACGCCTTGGGAGTTGAGCTTCTCGTACGGTCGAGCATTGCAGGATCCTCCGCTGAAAGCGTGGAAGGGCGATGCTGCCAACGTCCCTCTGGCGCAAAAACTCTTCTACCACCGTGCCATGTGCAATGGTGCGGCGCGCTACGGTCAGTATACCAAGGAAATGGAAACAGCGATAGCGATGTAGGGGCGGAAGAGAGATTACGTAAGGTGGCTTTTCCAGCTGCCCTTTCCCTGCCCCAATTAGGCAGAGATTCTTCGTCGCTGCGCTCCTCAGAATGACGATGAGACCTACGCAAGGTTGCAATTGGGGGCGAGTACAAGATTCGCCCCTACATCCCATTGGCATCTGTAGGGACAATGCTTGTGATTGCCCAACCGAGGCTTTTCCAGTTGCCCTTCCCTTGGTTAAAACGCAACGCCAATCCGGCATTTTGCGTTCTGACTGCTTCTACACTATAATGGGCTGCAGCCCCTGTAGCTCAGAGGATAGAGCAGCGGCCTCCGGAGCCGTGTGCGGGCGTTCGAGTCGCCCCAGGGGCGTTGCTTGCAACGAGGCTTGTCGTGAGCGCCTCAGCGCTCCAGGTGCATCACCAACCTGATATTCTCGGAGACGCTATCGTGAGCCACCACTGGGAAATGGCGCGCCGCCTGCGCCATAAAGGGTATCGCCTGACACCGCAACGCCTGGCAGTTTTGGAGGTCATCAAAACCGGTCCAGGCCACATGACGGTAAATGAGGTGCTGGAGCGCCTCAAACCCCAATACCCGACCCTTACTATTCCCACGGTATACCGCAACCTGCAATGGTTGAAACAGGTCGGATTAGTTGCTGAGACGGATTTGGGTGGTGAGGGCCATGTCTACGAGTACATAGCGGATCA
Proteins encoded in this region:
- a CDS encoding transcriptional repressor is translated as MSASALQVHHQPDILGDAIVSHHWEMARRLRHKGYRLTPQRLAVLEVIKTGPGHMTVNEVLERLKPQYPTLTIPTVYRNLQWLKQVGLVAETDLGGEGHVYEYIADHPHHHLVCIHCKRVLDLPDSSLDPLFENVCKQYGFEPAMKHIAIFGICPDCQKHEEGK
- a CDS encoding fructose-bisphosphate aldolase class I; this encodes MAYQELEAVARAIVAKGKGILAADESTGTITKRFQRVNLPSTPETRRAYRNMLFTTPGVEAYLSGVILFDETIRQSADDGTPFPQVLAQKGIIPGIKVDTGAKDMAGFPGEKITEGLDGLRERLIEYRGMGAKFAKWRAVITIGPGIPTMACIAANAHALARYAALCQEQGLVPIVEPEVLMDGDHTIERCEEATAATLWAVFSALHEHRVVLEGTLLKPNMVLSGKDCPQQASVEQVAEATVRCLRRTVPAAVPGIVFLSGGQSPEQATEHLNAMNAMFDTPWELSFSYGRALQDPPLKAWKGDAANVPLAQKLFYHRAMCNGAARYGQYTKEMETAIAM
- a CDS encoding YHS domain-containing protein, which gives rise to MEKVKDLVCGMMIDPEKAIATSEYKGKTYYFCAKGCKVAFDKDPEKYIQAEEKGK